In Gemmatimonas sp., a single genomic region encodes these proteins:
- a CDS encoding glycine C-acetyltransferase, producing MSLKTELQAELDALKAAGTYKRLNYLESPQGARVRMEGRGEVIVLSSNNYLGLANEPAVVQAGIHALEQYGAGTASVRFICGTFTLHRDLETAIARFVGAEASLSYVSAWNANEALTPTIAREGDFVVSDALNHASIIDSVRLAKSITKCTTAVYKHSDMDDLREKLRGAHGAKRKIIWTDGVFSMEGSIAKLPEILQIARDHDAIVVMDDSHATGVLGKTGRGTAEHFGVMGEVDIITSTLGKALGGAAGGFIAGPAALCDMMTQRSRPQLFSNALPPTVTASSLAAIEYTEAHPELVTKLHDNAAYFRAAIQEAGFQPLPGETPIIPIIVGETALAIKVSEMLLDRGVFVTGFGFPVVPKGEARVRCQVSAAHSKDDLDAVISAFKEVGKLVGLLQ from the coding sequence TGAACTGCAGGCCGAGCTCGACGCGCTCAAGGCCGCCGGCACATACAAGCGTCTCAACTACCTCGAGTCGCCGCAGGGCGCCCGAGTGCGGATGGAAGGACGCGGCGAAGTCATTGTCCTGTCGTCCAACAACTACCTCGGCCTCGCCAACGAACCGGCCGTGGTTCAGGCCGGCATTCACGCGCTCGAGCAGTACGGCGCTGGCACGGCCTCGGTCCGCTTCATCTGCGGCACCTTCACGCTGCATCGCGATCTCGAAACCGCGATCGCCCGGTTCGTGGGCGCCGAAGCCTCGCTCTCGTACGTGTCGGCCTGGAACGCCAACGAAGCGCTCACGCCCACGATCGCCCGCGAAGGGGACTTCGTCGTATCCGACGCGCTCAACCACGCCTCGATTATCGACTCGGTGCGTCTGGCCAAGTCGATCACCAAGTGCACGACGGCGGTCTACAAGCACAGCGACATGGACGACCTGCGTGAGAAGCTGCGCGGTGCGCATGGCGCCAAGCGCAAGATCATCTGGACCGACGGCGTGTTCTCGATGGAAGGCTCAATCGCCAAGCTCCCTGAAATTCTGCAGATCGCCCGCGACCACGACGCCATCGTGGTCATGGACGACTCGCACGCCACCGGCGTGCTGGGAAAAACCGGACGCGGGACGGCCGAGCATTTCGGGGTGATGGGCGAGGTCGACATTATTACCTCCACACTCGGCAAAGCACTCGGCGGCGCGGCCGGCGGATTCATTGCCGGCCCGGCGGCGCTCTGCGACATGATGACGCAGCGCTCGCGGCCGCAGCTGTTCTCCAATGCACTCCCGCCCACAGTGACCGCCAGTTCGCTGGCCGCCATTGAATACACGGAGGCACACCCCGAGCTGGTCACCAAGCTGCACGACAACGCGGCATACTTCCGCGCGGCAATTCAGGAGGCCGGATTCCAGCCGCTTCCGGGTGAGACGCCCATCATACCGATCATCGTGGGCGAGACGGCGCTGGCCATCAAGGTCAGCGAAATGCTGCTCGACCGCGGCGTGTTCGTGACCGGCTTCGGCTTCCCGGTGGTGCCCAAGGGGGAGGCGCGCGTGCGCTGTCAGGTGAGCGCGGCGCACAGCAAGGATGACCTCGACGCGGTTATTTCAGCCTTCAAGGAAGTGGGAAAGTTGGTCGGGCTGCTCCAGTAG
- a CDS encoding ATP-binding protein, with protein MSPASLLLASIILSLSVAALVAYFRAREARLHRDSVRQRTELDDSINALGAARDAATEAQQKAESASRAKSMFLANMSHELRTPLNAIIGYSEMLQEDAADMTPGEIAADLKKITGAGKHLLGLINDVLDFSKIEAGRMDLNLEPVDVATLLRDVEATVAPVVKKQGNQFVVHSEEDVGTMTADPGKVRQVLLNLLSNAGKFTTNGTVTLRAVRTERHGEDFLALSVEDTGVGLSREQFGRLFQAFAQADATTQRDHGGTGLGLALCRRFTLMMGGDIEVESKAGSGSTFTVMLPAKGPAPDSIESAAGDEVDDSEPISFQTRMFQIPLATGKSLHG; from the coding sequence GTGTCCCCAGCCTCCCTCCTGCTGGCCAGTATCATCCTATCGCTGTCCGTGGCGGCGCTTGTGGCGTACTTCCGTGCGCGCGAGGCCCGCTTGCACCGTGACAGTGTGCGACAACGCACGGAACTCGACGACTCGATCAACGCCCTCGGCGCGGCGCGCGATGCCGCGACCGAGGCGCAGCAGAAGGCGGAGTCGGCCAGCCGCGCCAAGAGCATGTTCCTGGCCAACATGAGCCACGAGTTGCGCACCCCGCTGAACGCCATCATCGGCTACAGCGAAATGCTGCAGGAAGACGCGGCCGACATGACGCCCGGTGAAATCGCGGCCGACCTCAAAAAGATCACCGGCGCCGGCAAGCATCTATTGGGACTGATCAACGACGTGCTCGACTTTTCGAAGATCGAAGCCGGGCGCATGGATCTCAATCTCGAGCCGGTCGATGTCGCGACGCTCCTGCGCGACGTGGAGGCCACCGTCGCGCCGGTCGTGAAGAAGCAGGGCAATCAGTTCGTGGTGCACAGCGAGGAAGACGTGGGCACCATGACGGCCGATCCCGGCAAGGTGCGTCAGGTGCTGCTCAATCTCCTCTCCAACGCCGGCAAGTTCACCACCAACGGCACCGTCACACTGCGCGCCGTGCGCACCGAACGACACGGCGAGGACTTCCTCGCGCTCAGCGTGGAAGACACCGGCGTCGGACTCTCCCGCGAACAGTTCGGCCGACTCTTTCAGGCCTTTGCGCAGGCGGACGCCACCACGCAGCGCGACCATGGCGGCACCGGACTCGGGCTCGCACTCTGCCGACGGTTCACACTCATGATGGGCGGCGACATCGAAGTGGAATCGAAGGCCGGCAGCGGCTCGACGTTCACCGTCATGCTTCCCGCCAAGGGGCCAGCGCCCGACTCCATCGAGTCGGCGGCCGGCGACGAAGTGGACGACTCCGAACCGATTTCCTTCCAGACCCGCATGTTCCAGATCCCTCTCGCGACCGGCAAGAGTCTCCATGGCTGA
- a CDS encoding ATP-binding protein: MAEPTDHDAERILALSPLTLDRLGDIRQFLRVALEELGCAGATDAIVLAVDEVCANLVEHAVDHETVGMAPGPTRVSVRRSQDDAIIVVEDRGHPFDPADAPAPDLTSDWIDRPIGGLGWFLVKQMVDEVHYDSASTEQGMLNRLTLIKRGAASASSSGPV, translated from the coding sequence ATGGCTGAACCAACGGACCACGACGCGGAGCGTATCCTCGCGCTGTCGCCGCTCACCCTCGACCGGCTGGGCGACATCCGGCAGTTCCTGCGCGTGGCGCTGGAGGAGCTGGGGTGCGCCGGCGCGACGGATGCGATTGTGCTCGCGGTGGACGAAGTGTGCGCCAATCTTGTGGAGCACGCCGTGGACCACGAGACGGTCGGCATGGCTCCGGGTCCGACGCGCGTTTCCGTGCGGCGGAGCCAAGATGATGCCATCATTGTGGTGGAAGACCGTGGGCACCCGTTCGACCCCGCCGACGCCCCGGCTCCTGACCTCACCTCCGACTGGATCGACCGCCCGATCGGTGGTCTCGGCTGGTTTCTCGTGAAGCAGATGGTGGACGAAGTGCACTACGACTCGGCGTCCACCGAGCAGGGCATGCTGAACCGATTGACGCTTATCAAGCGCGGCGCCGCCAGCGCTTCCTCTTCAGGACCCGTCTGA
- a CDS encoding STAS domain-containing protein, which yields MQISITQQDHVTIVAVAGSIDALTADTLVTALLDEVGAGRTRLVAHFGAVEYTSSAGLRVLLSTLKEARQRGGDLRISDIRPNVRQVLELSGFTSILKCFADVDSAVASFANMGGSK from the coding sequence ATGCAGATATCGATCACGCAGCAGGACCATGTCACGATCGTGGCGGTAGCCGGAAGCATCGATGCACTGACGGCCGACACGCTGGTCACCGCCCTGCTCGACGAGGTCGGGGCCGGACGCACGCGACTGGTCGCCCACTTCGGCGCCGTGGAATACACGAGCAGCGCTGGACTCCGGGTGTTGTTGTCGACGCTCAAGGAAGCACGTCAGCGCGGCGGCGATCTGCGGATTTCCGATATCCGACCTAATGTGCGACAGGTGCTGGAGCTGAGCGGATTCACCAGCATCCTGAAGTGCTTCGCCGACGTGGACAGCGCGGTCGCGAGCTTCGCCAACATGGGCGGCAGCAAGTGA
- a CDS encoding patatin-like phospholipase family protein, which yields MTGTGIALVIGSGGVKCAAAIGLQRCLARESIDIDLVVGCSGGSIYAAAIALGKNAEEAAAMSTALWTRDVTAQPDRAALMRMLFPKLLGFTERFGLKKDHLVWERLTTAFGDLTFADCKIPLYITATDFRTGEQVTISEGRIADAVRASIAIPFAFAPWEVNGRLCIDGFLSDPLPVGVAIREGAHVIIAMGFESPYQERVTSGGRFAFQLSSIMTNNLLKASFAFHGLAHHSEVIAVIPQFSQRIRLFDTGKIPLLVDEGDAAMREQLPYLRRLLSAIPT from the coding sequence GTGACAGGAACCGGCATTGCGCTGGTGATCGGCTCCGGCGGCGTGAAATGCGCTGCGGCCATCGGCCTGCAGCGATGCCTCGCCCGTGAATCCATCGACATCGACCTCGTGGTCGGTTGCAGCGGCGGGTCGATCTACGCGGCCGCGATCGCGCTGGGCAAGAACGCCGAGGAAGCGGCGGCGATGAGCACCGCCCTCTGGACGCGCGACGTGACCGCGCAGCCCGATCGCGCCGCGCTCATGCGCATGCTCTTCCCCAAGCTGCTGGGATTCACTGAACGGTTCGGCCTCAAGAAGGACCATCTCGTGTGGGAGCGGTTGACCACGGCCTTTGGCGATCTCACCTTCGCCGACTGCAAGATCCCGCTCTACATCACCGCCACCGATTTCCGTACCGGTGAGCAAGTCACGATCAGCGAGGGGCGTATCGCCGACGCGGTGCGCGCGAGTATCGCGATTCCGTTCGCCTTCGCCCCGTGGGAAGTGAACGGCCGCCTCTGCATCGACGGCTTTCTCTCCGACCCGCTACCCGTGGGCGTGGCGATCCGCGAAGGCGCGCATGTGATCATCGCCATGGGCTTCGAGAGTCCGTATCAAGAGCGGGTCACGTCGGGCGGACGCTTTGCGTTTCAGCTCAGCAGCATCATGACGAACAACCTGCTCAAGGCGTCGTTCGCCTTTCACGGACTCGCCCACCATAGCGAAGTGATCGCCGTTATTCCGCAGTTCTCGCAGCGTATCCGCCTGTTCGACACGGGCAAGATTCCACTGCTGGTCGACGAAGGCGACGCGGCCATGCGCGAACAGCTGCCGTATCTGCGCCGACTGCTGAGCGCGATTCCCACATGA
- a CDS encoding patatin-like phospholipase family protein has protein sequence MSIRLGSTGERSLGDFGERRARIGLVIGSGGIKCTAAVGLLKVLEREKIPVDVAVGCSGGAIYSALFALGDSAADIERQTLVLWKDLFTKLHYRSLLRAIAPMFMGYHEQVGMVDDRQVWKVLESLFGERTFADTKIPLLQSATDFRTGEKVVLDSGRITDATRASVAIPMLLRAWEVNGRLLVDGGASNPLPIDVAIREGCDIILAMGFESQMNAEVRSLVNALGRTSTIVTNHLLRATFAFYSVAHHAEVLPIMPMLDRHIGLTEWKHIPYLIEQGERAAEEQMPYLRRLLQASMAGPLPTPGL, from the coding sequence ATGTCCATCCGACTCGGTTCCACCGGCGAACGTTCGCTGGGCGACTTCGGCGAACGCCGGGCGCGCATTGGCCTCGTGATCGGGTCCGGCGGCATCAAGTGCACGGCCGCGGTCGGCCTCCTCAAGGTGCTCGAGCGCGAGAAGATTCCGGTGGACGTGGCAGTAGGGTGCAGCGGCGGCGCGATCTACAGCGCGCTCTTTGCCCTCGGTGACAGCGCCGCCGACATCGAGCGGCAAACGCTGGTGCTTTGGAAGGATCTCTTCACCAAGCTGCACTATCGCTCGTTGCTTCGCGCCATCGCCCCGATGTTCATGGGATACCATGAACAGGTGGGCATGGTGGACGATCGGCAGGTGTGGAAGGTGCTCGAGTCGTTGTTCGGCGAGCGCACGTTTGCCGATACAAAGATCCCCCTGCTACAGTCGGCCACCGACTTTCGCACCGGCGAGAAGGTGGTGCTTGATTCCGGGCGCATCACCGACGCGACCCGGGCCAGTGTCGCGATCCCGATGTTGCTGCGCGCCTGGGAAGTGAACGGCCGCTTGCTGGTGGACGGTGGCGCCTCGAACCCGTTGCCGATCGACGTCGCGATCCGCGAAGGCTGCGACATCATCCTGGCGATGGGCTTCGAAAGTCAGATGAACGCCGAGGTGCGCTCGCTGGTGAACGCGCTGGGGCGGACGTCGACGATCGTGACCAATCACCTGCTCCGCGCCACCTTCGCCTTCTATAGTGTGGCGCATCACGCCGAAGTGCTGCCGATCATGCCCATGCTCGATCGCCACATCGGCCTCACCGAATGGAAGCACATCCCGTATCTCATCGAACAAGGCGAGCGCGCCGCTGAAGAACAGATGCCGTACCTGCGGCGCTTGCTGCAGGCCTCGATGGCCGGCCCGTTGCCAACGCCGGGCTTGTGA
- a CDS encoding SpoIIE family protein phosphatase has protein sequence MTDDRSAPARIMVVDDVEVNRDLLSRRLQRMGHVVTTANDGQEALDLTRDPSWDLIMLDVMMPVLDGIGALTALKASDATRHIPVIMISANTELETVVKCIELGAEDYLPKPFDPVLLRARVGASLEKKRLRDREQARSRRMQKDLEVGARIQRDFLPESLPTVPGYEFAARFEPAREVGGDFYDAFRLPDGAVALVLGDVCDKGVGAALFMALFRSLIRAVSASQVGSHTVEMLESRVLHAVTVTNDYIANTHGRANMFATLFVGALDPATGTIAYVNGGHEPPRVVRANGSVRTMLPPTGPAVGMLPEIPFIARTIILEPGETLLVLTDGITESRAPNGMLFGDDATDALLTAPADSADRLLDRVLDAVHVHAAGDPAADDVTLLAVRRSTG, from the coding sequence ATGACCGACGACCGGTCGGCCCCGGCACGCATCATGGTGGTCGACGACGTCGAGGTGAACCGCGATCTGCTATCGCGTCGCCTGCAGCGTATGGGCCATGTCGTGACGACCGCCAACGACGGCCAGGAAGCGCTCGATCTCACACGCGATCCGAGCTGGGATCTGATCATGCTCGACGTGATGATGCCGGTGCTCGATGGGATCGGCGCCCTCACGGCGCTCAAGGCCAGCGACGCCACGCGGCACATCCCGGTGATCATGATCTCGGCCAACACCGAACTCGAAACCGTCGTGAAGTGCATCGAGCTCGGCGCCGAGGATTACCTGCCGAAGCCGTTCGACCCCGTGTTGCTGCGCGCCCGCGTGGGCGCCTCACTCGAGAAGAAGCGACTGCGTGATCGCGAGCAGGCCCGCTCGCGTCGCATGCAGAAGGATCTCGAAGTCGGCGCGCGCATTCAGCGCGACTTCTTGCCGGAGAGCTTGCCCACGGTGCCGGGCTACGAGTTCGCGGCGCGATTCGAGCCCGCCCGTGAAGTGGGCGGTGATTTCTACGACGCGTTCCGGTTGCCCGACGGCGCGGTGGCGCTGGTGTTGGGCGATGTCTGCGACAAAGGCGTGGGGGCGGCACTATTCATGGCGCTGTTCCGCTCGCTGATCCGCGCTGTCAGCGCGTCGCAGGTCGGCTCGCACACGGTCGAGATGCTGGAGTCGCGCGTGCTGCATGCGGTGACGGTCACGAACGACTACATCGCCAACACCCACGGTCGCGCCAACATGTTCGCGACGCTGTTCGTGGGCGCGCTCGATCCGGCCACCGGCACGATCGCGTACGTGAACGGCGGCCACGAGCCACCGCGCGTGGTGCGCGCCAACGGCAGCGTTCGCACGATGCTGCCGCCAACCGGCCCGGCGGTCGGGATGCTGCCGGAGATTCCGTTCATCGCGCGCACAATCATCCTGGAGCCCGGCGAGACATTGCTGGTGCTCACCGACGGCATTACCGAGTCCCGCGCGCCCAACGGCATGCTGTTCGGTGACGACGCCACCGACGCGCTGCTCACCGCGCCGGCCGATAGCGCTGACAGACTGTTGGACCGCGTACTCGACGCCGTGCATGTACACGCCGCAGGGGACCCGGCGGCAGATGACGTGACGTTGTTGGCAGTACGGCGAAGTACGGGGTAG
- a CDS encoding DNA-3-methyladenine glycosylase, translating to MFGAPLPAGFYDRDPAVVARELLGAVLRHEDELGAVSGRIVETEAYLGPHDPASHSAVGRTARTWHMFGPPGVAYVYFVYGMHWCVNAVTREEGYGSAVLIRALEPLEGIERMRARRPKARRDAQLCDGPAKLCAALGIDRTLDGAVLTGGSALTIHAGAPVPDDRVVVGPRVGISKAVEWQLRFIKAK from the coding sequence ATGTTCGGCGCCCCACTGCCGGCCGGGTTTTACGACCGGGATCCGGCAGTGGTGGCCCGCGAACTCCTCGGCGCCGTGCTACGGCACGAGGATGAACTGGGAGCTGTCAGTGGCCGGATCGTGGAGACCGAGGCATACCTCGGACCTCACGATCCGGCTTCGCATTCGGCCGTGGGCCGGACCGCTCGCACCTGGCACATGTTCGGCCCACCCGGGGTCGCGTACGTGTACTTCGTGTACGGCATGCATTGGTGCGTGAATGCCGTGACGCGCGAAGAGGGCTACGGCAGCGCCGTACTCATTCGCGCCCTCGAGCCGCTCGAGGGGATCGAGCGCATGCGGGCCCGACGACCCAAGGCGCGCCGCGACGCGCAGTTGTGCGACGGCCCCGCCAAGCTCTGTGCCGCCCTCGGCATCGATCGCACGCTCGATGGTGCGGTCCTCACGGGAGGGTCAGCGCTGACGATTCACGCGGGCGCGCCGGTCCCGGACGATCGTGTGGTGGTGGGCCCGCGGGTGGGGATCAGCAAGGCGGTGGAGTGGCAGCTCAGATTCATAAAGGCGAAGTAA
- a CDS encoding NYN domain-containing protein, with translation MSRHDTRSRSAAPSRTIAPFHRGPQAVTPMTSPNAAPPAHAPNAALLIDFDNVTMGIRSDLQGELNNLLSSDIVKGKVAVRRAYADWRRYPQYIVPLTESSIDLIFAPAYGSSKKNATDIRLAIDAMELVFTRPEIGTFVLLSGDSDFSSMVIKLKEYGKYVIGVGIRESSSDLLVMNCDEYYSYNALAGLTKTGDDESTRWDPWELVTESVNRMKRNGDVMRSDRLKQVMQEIDSSFDEKNLGMPKFSRFVQDAAHKGLLKVTKLDSGQLEIDTPDGSIAPASSASAAAPAEPRRDESDRERDERRGRRGRRGRGRDRFDRTPVDGEVRDAAQDAADDEHDAADDAMDAAEQVGFAPLLDMAAVDVPADADATGEPGVEASDDAAGEGEREARRGRNRRGRGRDRFRDREGREPRVDADAAAQADGAVAPTLLEPVFVESKLVEPVFVESKLVEPTFVKAPAAATPTFGSAVAGHIGSSGERLTRSEAFDLVRRAVEALVQGDDSTSASEARTKAFELLGRDSESLSSRMFERILQDAHDANMIDLRRRGNDFEVARAADAASIVEQLKTVDDAQKAELKAAAALLPQAPRGMGARGVAPRGGSRGRAPAGPPADLLMFGVVGARPVGAVAPATNGTTAAAPAPAAAPVAPVVVPTAPVVVDAPAAPARGRGGKPAARKETPVKAAPAKAAPVKTPAPAAKKTVAKAPAKASTAPAKPAPKAAKAPAKAAKPAAKAPAPAAKKAAAKAPAKKAAKKR, from the coding sequence ATGAGTCGACATGACACCCGGTCCCGCAGTGCGGCACCGTCCCGTACCATCGCGCCGTTCCATCGTGGACCGCAGGCCGTCACTCCGATGACGTCGCCGAATGCCGCACCGCCGGCCCACGCACCGAACGCCGCGCTGCTCATCGATTTTGACAACGTCACGATGGGCATCCGCTCCGACCTGCAGGGAGAGCTCAACAACCTCCTCTCGTCGGACATCGTCAAGGGTAAGGTCGCGGTGCGCCGCGCCTACGCCGACTGGCGTCGCTACCCGCAGTACATCGTGCCGCTTACCGAATCGTCGATCGACCTGATCTTCGCGCCGGCCTACGGTTCGTCGAAGAAAAACGCGACCGACATCCGGCTCGCCATCGACGCCATGGAGCTCGTCTTCACGCGCCCCGAGATCGGCACCTTCGTGCTGCTCTCCGGTGACTCCGATTTCTCGAGCATGGTCATCAAGCTCAAGGAATACGGCAAGTACGTGATCGGCGTCGGTATCCGTGAGTCGTCGAGCGACCTGCTCGTGATGAACTGCGACGAGTACTACTCGTACAATGCGCTCGCCGGCCTCACCAAGACGGGCGACGACGAGTCGACCCGCTGGGATCCGTGGGAGCTGGTGACCGAGTCGGTGAATCGCATGAAGCGCAACGGCGACGTGATGCGCAGCGACCGTCTCAAGCAGGTCATGCAGGAAATCGACTCGTCGTTCGACGAGAAGAACCTCGGCATGCCTAAGTTCTCGCGCTTTGTACAGGACGCGGCCCACAAGGGGCTGCTCAAGGTCACGAAGCTCGACAGCGGCCAGCTTGAAATCGACACGCCCGATGGCAGCATCGCTCCGGCGTCGAGCGCGAGCGCCGCGGCGCCCGCCGAACCGCGTCGTGATGAAAGCGATCGTGAGCGCGACGAACGTCGTGGCCGTCGTGGCCGCCGTGGCCGTGGCCGCGATCGTTTCGACCGCACCCCGGTCGACGGCGAAGTGCGCGACGCGGCGCAGGATGCCGCCGACGACGAGCATGATGCCGCCGACGATGCGATGGACGCGGCGGAGCAGGTCGGCTTCGCGCCACTGCTCGACATGGCAGCCGTTGACGTGCCGGCAGACGCCGATGCGACCGGTGAGCCGGGTGTCGAGGCGTCGGATGATGCCGCCGGCGAAGGTGAGCGGGAAGCGCGTCGTGGTCGCAACCGTCGTGGCCGTGGCCGCGATCGGTTCCGCGATCGTGAAGGGCGCGAGCCGCGTGTTGACGCCGACGCCGCGGCGCAGGCCGATGGCGCGGTGGCTCCGACGTTGCTCGAGCCGGTGTTCGTCGAGTCGAAGCTCGTCGAGCCGGTGTTCGTCGAGTCGAAGCTCGTCGAGCCGACGTTCGTCAAGGCGCCGGCCGCAGCCACCCCGACCTTCGGTTCAGCGGTGGCAGGTCACATCGGCAGCAGCGGTGAGCGGCTCACGCGCAGCGAGGCGTTCGACCTCGTGCGACGTGCGGTCGAAGCGCTGGTGCAGGGCGACGATTCCACGAGCGCCAGCGAGGCGCGCACGAAGGCGTTCGAACTCCTGGGCCGCGACAGCGAGTCGTTGAGCTCGCGCATGTTCGAGCGGATCCTGCAGGACGCGCATGACGCGAACATGATCGACCTCCGTCGTCGTGGAAACGACTTCGAAGTCGCTCGGGCCGCCGATGCCGCGTCGATCGTGGAGCAGCTCAAGACGGTGGACGACGCGCAGAAGGCCGAGTTGAAGGCGGCCGCGGCGCTGCTGCCGCAGGCGCCGCGTGGTATGGGTGCCCGTGGTGTCGCTCCGCGCGGTGGATCGCGTGGGCGTGCCCCGGCCGGTCCGCCGGCCGACCTGCTCATGTTCGGCGTCGTTGGTGCCCGTCCGGTCGGAGCGGTTGCTCCGGCCACGAACGGCACGACGGCGGCCGCGCCTGCTCCGGCGGCGGCTCCGGTCGCACCCGTGGTCGTGCCGACCGCTCCGGTGGTGGTCGACGCACCAGCCGCTCCGGCTCGTGGTCGTGGTGGCAAGCCGGCCGCCAGAAAGGAGACGCCGGTGAAGGCGGCTCCGGCCAAGGCCGCTCCGGTGAAGACGCCGGCGCCTGCCGCCAAGAAGACGGTGGCCAAGGCTCCGGCCAAGGCATCGACTGCACCGGCGAAGCCAGCGCCCAAGGCCGCCAAGGCCCCGGCCAAGGCCGCCAAGCCAGCGGCCAAGGCTCCGGCCCCTGCCGCCAAGAAGGCGGCGGCCAAGGCTCCGGCCAAGAAGGCCGCGAAGAAGCGGTAA
- a CDS encoding AMP-binding protein: MATSWSLAPLVEQRAQEHPARVLATNGERTWTYQQVDADASSLAAAFSELGLGTGDRIAVNLPNGVEWIIATLAAAKLGAVVVPVSPQLSIHDLRYQLRHAEASAVVTIEKWDGVDFLQRFEELLGDLPDLQYVVTVGDEDLWYDDRIFQFEDLVSSGTGRSVPRPAVYDETADLAVMYTSGTMGKPKGVPLSHRALVENAVRVAEILEISPDDRVLGAVPFFAIFGFGIMLGTMARGATIVLQPSFDPARALALIADAKVTVLHGVPTQYHLLMREESFDPSRLTSLRAGVIAGSSVDEALVRRVRRWCDVLVAYGLTETGPVVTITRFADNDERRLSTVGCALPGVEIMAMDLITGELHGPEAVGEIAVRGSNLMRGYLRMPAETAKVTTSDGYFLTGDLGIIDEDGYVKIVGRRQETISRGGMQLYPRELEDRLRAHPAVDDVCVIGVPHDVMGELVCACIVPVEGAVITGGEIKRFAQETMAADKVPDFVRFFDVFPMTGSGKVRRRELARAIALSANTMSASALHGNALDHSVLYPG, encoded by the coding sequence ATGGCAACGTCGTGGTCCCTAGCCCCTTTGGTCGAGCAACGTGCGCAGGAGCATCCCGCACGCGTGCTCGCCACGAATGGTGAACGGACGTGGACCTATCAGCAGGTGGACGCCGACGCGTCCTCCCTGGCTGCTGCTTTCTCCGAATTGGGGCTTGGCACGGGCGATCGCATAGCGGTCAACCTGCCGAACGGCGTCGAGTGGATCATCGCCACGTTAGCGGCCGCGAAGTTGGGCGCTGTCGTGGTGCCGGTCAGTCCGCAGCTCAGCATTCACGATCTGCGCTACCAGCTGCGACACGCTGAAGCGAGCGCCGTCGTCACCATCGAGAAATGGGACGGGGTCGACTTTCTACAGCGCTTCGAAGAATTACTCGGCGATCTGCCCGACCTGCAGTACGTGGTCACGGTAGGCGACGAGGACCTGTGGTACGACGACCGGATCTTCCAGTTCGAAGATCTCGTCTCGAGCGGCACCGGACGATCGGTTCCGCGACCAGCGGTGTATGACGAGACGGCCGACCTGGCCGTCATGTACACGTCGGGAACGATGGGCAAGCCGAAGGGCGTGCCACTGTCGCACCGGGCGCTGGTGGAAAACGCGGTGCGTGTGGCGGAGATCCTCGAGATTTCGCCGGACGACCGTGTGCTCGGAGCGGTTCCGTTCTTCGCCATCTTCGGCTTCGGCATCATGCTGGGCACGATGGCACGTGGAGCGACGATCGTGCTGCAACCGTCTTTCGACCCGGCGCGCGCCCTCGCGCTCATCGCCGACGCGAAGGTCACGGTGCTGCACGGCGTGCCCACGCAGTATCACCTTCTCATGCGTGAGGAGTCGTTCGACCCGTCGCGACTCACGTCGCTGCGAGCCGGCGTCATTGCCGGCAGTTCGGTGGACGAGGCGCTGGTGCGCCGGGTGCGTCGCTGGTGCGATGTGCTCGTGGCGTACGGCCTCACGGAAACCGGACCCGTGGTCACGATCACCCGCTTTGCCGACAACGACGAACGTCGTTTGAGCACCGTGGGCTGCGCCCTTCCCGGCGTTGAGATCATGGCGATGGATCTGATCACGGGAGAGCTGCACGGACCCGAAGCGGTCGGCGAGATTGCCGTCCGCGGGTCCAATCTCATGCGGGGCTATCTCCGCATGCCGGCCGAGACCGCCAAGGTCACCACGTCGGACGGATATTTCCTCACCGGTGATCTGGGGATCATCGATGAGGATGGCTATGTGAAGATCGTCGGGCGGCGGCAGGAGACGATTTCGCGCGGGGGCATGCAGCTCTACCCGCGCGAACTCGAGGATCGTCTGCGTGCGCATCCGGCAGTGGACGATGTCTGCGTGATCGGCGTGCCCCATGATGTCATGGGAGAGCTGGTGTGCGCGTGCATCGTGCCAGTAGAAGGGGCAGTCATCACGGGTGGCGAGATCAAACGCTTCGCCCAGGAAACGATGGCGGCCGACAAGGTTCCCGATTTCGTCCGCTTCTTCGATGTCTTTCCCATGACGGGAAGTGGCAAAGTGCGGCGGCGAGAACTCGCGCGGGCAATCGCGCTGAGTGCGAATACGATGAGCGCTTCGGCGCTGCATGGCAACGCGCTCGATCACTCCGTTTTGTATCCAGGCTAG